A region of the Phycisphaerae bacterium genome:
AGGCTCGTGTTACCGACGCCCGTATACGTGCCGTCGGCGATGATGACCTCGTCACCGGCGAGGCAGGCGTCGATCGCCGCCTGGAGCGTCGCGTACTCGCCCGGCACGTGCCGCTCCGCCGCCGCCGCGGAGGCGACACACAGAGCCACAAAGGCGCGAAGACACGAAGCACGTCAATCGGGGCGTGTTCGCATCCTGCGGACAGTGTGAACGTGCGCGATCGCCCGTGCGTTGACTCTCCCCCTGCCCCTTCGCTGGGCGGGGGGGGTGTTACTGCGCGCGGCGAGCGCGCTGGATTCCGCTAGAATGCGCGCATGGCCGCCGAAGGTGATCCAACGCACAGCGACGTCGCGGCCAGTCGGCGACTGGCCCGGCGGGTGCTGTACAGCTTCCTGCTGACGTTCATGGCGTCGCGCGTGGTGGTCTTTCTCATCATGGCGCACTGGCTGCCGGACCTGTACGTCAACGTACGCGGCACGCACGTGCATCATCTGAACTTCGGTATCATCCTGCTCGCCGGCACGGGGGCTTATCTGCTCTTCGCGCGGCCGGTGGGGCGGGGCCTGTCGTGGGCGGCGGCACTGTACGGCGTCGGACTCGGGCTGACGTTCGACGAGTTCGGCATGTGGCTGCACCTCGGCGGCTCGTACTGGCAACGGGCGAGCTTTGATGCGGTGGTGGTGGTCGCGGGGATTCTGGTGCTGATCGCATATACGCCGGCCGCGACGTTGATTCGGCAACGCCGGTGGCGTGCGGCGCTGCTGATGTCGGTCGCCGTGGTGATTTTCGGGGCGCTACTGTTCAAGTCGCTGGCTTGGGCCGGCCAGCGGCTGGGGCCGCGGGTGCAGCAACTGGAAGATCGCGGCCCGCGCTAACGCGTGTTTGAGCCGCACGCCGATCCGCGCGCGACGCGCTTCCCATCGCCGAGTAGCCGATGCCCCGCTACACTCCGGTATGGGTCCAGTACGACCGGGCCGGTGGAGAGACAACGCTATGCAAGGAGAACCGATGGCCGAATCACGAATCGAACGCGACTCGATGGGCGAGATGGCGGTTCCCGCGGCGGCGTTGTGGGGGGCTTCGACGCAGCGGGCGGTGCTGAATTTTCCGGTTAGCGGCTACCGCTTCGGCCGGCGGTTCATCCGGGCGCTGGGGTTGGTGAAGTACGCCGCCGCGGAGGCGAACAAGCGGCTGGGCAAGCTCGATCCACACGTCGGGGCGCTGATTCAGCAAGCGGCGCGCGAGGTCATCGACGGGCGGCTCGACGATCATTTCGTGCTGGACATCTTTCAGACGGGGTCGGGCACCAGCACGAATATGAATGCGAATGAGGTCATTGCGCGGCGGGCGGGGCAGATCGGGGAGAGGCACGAAGGCACGGAATCCAGAAGGCACGAAGGGGGGGCGGGGATGAGGGAACAGGGAACGGGGAACAGGGAACAGGCCGTTCCCACGCCGCACATTCACCCCAACGACCACGTCAACATGGGGCAGTCTTCCAATGACGTGATTCCGACCGCGATGCATGTCGCCATTGTCGAGGCGCTGCATGGCGACCTCATGCCGGCACTGCATGGGCTGCAGAAGGCGCTCGCGGCGAAGGCGCAGGAGTTCGACGCGATCGTCAAGATCGGGCGGACCCACCTGATGGACGCGACGCCGATCCGGCTGGGACAGGAATTCAGCGGGTACGCGAGCCAGATTGCGCACGCCGACCGGCGAATCATGCAGAAAATCATCATCCTGCGCGAGTTGCCGATCGGCGGGACGGCGGTCGGGACGGGCATCAACACGCATCCGCAGTTCGCGAAGCTCGTCTGCGAGATTCTGAACCACGAGACGCGCGAGGCGTTCCACGAGGCAGCGAACCATTTCGAGGCGCAGGCGGCGAAGGATGCGGTCGTGGCGGCGTCGGGCGTGCTGCGGACCATCGCGGTCAGCCTGACGAAGGTCGCGAACGACATTCGCTGGCTCGGCAGCGGGCCGCGCTGCGGGTTGGGCGAGCTGCGGCTGCCGGCGACGCAGCCGGGCAGCTCGATCATGCCGGGCAAGGTGAACCCGGTGATTTGCGAGTCGGTGCTGCAGGTGTGCGCGCAGGTGATCGGGAATGACGCGGCGGTGACGTTCGCGGCGGCGATGCTCGGCAATCTCGACCTGCACACGGGGATGCCGGTGATGGCGCACAACATGCTGGAATCGATCCGGCTGCTGAGCAACGTGTGCCACGTCTTCGCGGACAAGTGCATCCACGGGCTGACGGCGAACACGGAGCGCTGCACGGAGCTGATCGAGCAGTCGCTGGCGATGTGCACAAGCCTGGCACCGCTCATCGGCTATGATGCCGCCGCGGCGATTGCGAAGGAAGCGGCCCGGACGGGCAAGACGGTGCGGCAAGTGGCGCTGGAGAAGAAGGTGCTGGACGAAGCGCGGCTCCGCGAGGTGCTCGATCCGCGGTCGATGACGGAGCCGAGCGATAAGGCGCTGCCGGGGGCGGGGTAAGTGCGGGCCTTTTCACGCGCTGCGCTCGGCCGACTCGGGGGTCGGCCGCTACTGGCTCGGCTGGAGCCTCGCCCTCCCGACTACGAGGATTAGCGTTATTCGTCCGGGCCGGCCGGGACTGGTTGGGGGTCGGGGATGTTCACGCGTTCGATCCAGCGGGCCTGGCCGGTGCGGTCGTCGGTCTCGATGATCACGCCGCAAACGCGGGCATCGTCGGTGGCGACGACGTACTGACGGGGGACGCCGGTGACGAGGGAGTGGATCACCGCGTCCTTGTCGCGGCCGAGGACGGAATCGTACGGGCCGGTCATGCCGAGATCGGTGATGTAGGCGGTGCCACGCGGGAGGATGCGTTCGTCGGCGGTTTGCACGTGCGTGTGCGTACCGACGACGGCGGAGACGCGGCCATCGAGGTACCAGCCGAGCGCGACTTTTTCGCTGGTGACCTCGGCGTGCATGTCAACGACGACGGTCTTCACGCCGTCGCCGAGATGCGCGAGCAACCGGTCGGCGGCGTGGAAGGGACAATCGGCGCGGACGTTCATGAAGGTGCGGCCGAGCAGCGAAATCACGGCCACGCGCACGCCGTTGCGGGCTTCGATGATGGCGATCTCGGCTCCGGTCGCTTCCGGCGGCAAATTCGCGGGGCGGACGATGCGGTCGGAGGATTCGAGCAGCGGGAGGACTTCACGCCGGCGGTAGATGTGGTCGCCCATGGTGCAGACGTCGATGCCGTAGTGGCGGAGCTTGGCGAACATTTGCGGAGTGAGGCCGCTGCCGGACGCGGCGTTCTCGGCGTTGGCGATCACGCAAGAGATTTCGCGCTCGGCGATGAGCTTGGGGATGACCTGCGAGCAGGCGTGCTTACCCGGCCGCCCGACGATGTCCCCAATGATCAGGAGTCGCATGCTCGCGCTTTCTAGCGTCCCGCACGGCGCAGCACGAACGGGGGACGACCATGGGAGTATAGCCGCGCGGTACAGCGCGCGACAACTGAACG
Encoded here:
- a CDS encoding TIGR00282 family metallophosphoesterase, which gives rise to MRLLIIGDIVGRPGKHACSQVIPKLIAEREISCVIANAENAASGSGLTPQMFAKLRHYGIDVCTMGDHIYRRREVLPLLESSDRIVRPANLPPEATGAEIAIIEARNGVRVAVISLLGRTFMNVRADCPFHAADRLLAHLGDGVKTVVVDMHAEVTSEKVALGWYLDGRVSAVVGTHTHVQTADERILPRGTAYITDLGMTGPYDSVLGRDKDAVIHSLVTGVPRQYVVATDDARVCGVIIETDDRTGQARWIERVNIPDPQPVPAGPDE
- a CDS encoding class II fumarate hydratase, with translation MAESRIERDSMGEMAVPAAALWGASTQRAVLNFPVSGYRFGRRFIRALGLVKYAAAEANKRLGKLDPHVGALIQQAAREVIDGRLDDHFVLDIFQTGSGTSTNMNANEVIARRAGQIGERHEGTESRRHEGGAGMREQGTGNREQAVPTPHIHPNDHVNMGQSSNDVIPTAMHVAIVEALHGDLMPALHGLQKALAAKAQEFDAIVKIGRTHLMDATPIRLGQEFSGYASQIAHADRRIMQKIIILRELPIGGTAVGTGINTHPQFAKLVCEILNHETREAFHEAANHFEAQAAKDAVVAASGVLRTIAVSLTKVANDIRWLGSGPRCGLGELRLPATQPGSSIMPGKVNPVICESVLQVCAQVIGNDAAVTFAAAMLGNLDLHTGMPVMAHNMLESIRLLSNVCHVFADKCIHGLTANTERCTELIEQSLAMCTSLAPLIGYDAAAAIAKEAARTGKTVRQVALEKKVLDEARLREVLDPRSMTEPSDKALPGAG